Genomic DNA from Methanobrevibacter oralis:
CAGAAACACAAATCAAAAAACAATCCAAAAACATGATAAACAACTACAAAATAGAAATCAACGAATATTTAAGCATATTTTACAAATTATTCAAAAAAGAAACCTACGAAGAAGCAATAGAATACATCAATTTCCTAAAAGAAAAATTAATAAACTTTCCACCAATTCTAGCAAAATACTTAAAGAAAAAATTCTTCCCAGAATACAAAAAATACATACACTTCCTTAAAAAAAGACACAAAGGAAAACTAGACTGTACTAACAATCAAATAGAAAATTACATTGGAAATACAATGCCCAAAGCACACAAAAAGAAATTTAGAACATTAGAAGGAATATTCAATCAGATAATGCACCAAAAAGATGGCTGGATCGAAAAACGAAAACAAGAGCTAACAAATTGACAGTCCCTTATTTTAATAGAAAGAAATAAAAATGAATATAAATACAAGTACTAAGGAGGTGAAAAAATGGCAAGTGAAATTACAAAATTAATTGTGGAAACTATACTTGGATTAATCACAACTGCATTTGCATTTGTTGCAGGTTTAGCATGGAATGATGCAATCCAAGCATTAATTACACAATTTGTTGGAACTGGAAATGCTCTTCCTAGTTTATTTAGCTATGCTATTATAGTAACCGTTGTTGCTGTAATTGTAACTGTTATTATTGCAAGATTTGCAGCTAAAATAGGAGTTGAACTCGACGACTAAATAATAAATTAAGGAATTTAATTCCTTTTAACTTATTTTTTAATTTAATTTTTCAAAAATAAAACCCGCCAATTCATAAGCTATTTCAAATAAAATAAAACAAAGAAATGTTAAAATGTTAAAAACATCAAAAATAGCTAATAATAAAATAACTACTTTCATAACAAATCTATATTCAAAAAATAGAGCAATATAACTATTTTTAGTAACATTTGAAATTAGTTCATGACCTACTTCATCTGAAAGTGCAGATAAAACACAAATCAATAAAACAACGATACTTAACTGCGGAATTCCAAATATAATGCATAATAATAAATATAAAATCAAAGTAAGAATGTGATGAATCCCATCTACTTTTAAAACTAAAAAATTACCAATTAATATACCTATAAGTATACAAGCCGCATCTACATCATAAACAGTAGCTAAAAATGATGCAATTGCACATAAAATACCTGTTAAGCTAGCTAATTTTAAATCTTTATTAATATCAGAGTAATCATCTGATAACTTCATGAAAAAACCAGATAATAAAAATAATAATCCTAAAATTATATGATGCATATTTAATCATTATTAAGTTTGTCTAAAGCCGCAGCATAAATCATTGGAAATATTATTGTAACATCCCCAATTACAGTTTCTAAAGTTGATTCACATTTTGCCTTTGACCAAGATTTAGCTTCTTGAAGTGGTGCACCGCTTAAACTTCCAGCTTCTGGTCTATCTAATGTAATTTGAATAGCAGTATCTAATCCCCCTTTTAACAAGGTAGAGGCCAATGTATAATGTTTTGTAAGACCACCACCTAATAATATTCCTCCAACACGTTTAGATTCAAAAACAATATCAGACAAATAAGGCATATCACCAATAGCATTTATTACAAAATCATGATCTTGAGAAAACATCCACAATTGAAGACCTATCATACTATCAATAAGTCCTGGAGCAAATATAGGTACATTATTTCTAGCTGCATTTGCAACAAAAGAATTTTCATCTTCAATTAAAAGACCAATTTCATATAATAGTTCTTGAATCGAAATTAAAGATTTTCTAGCTGAAATATCTTCAAATATTTTTATAATTTCTTTTTCGAAAATAGCAAAATCATCAGATCCAACATTAATATCTGCAATTCTGCCTATTCCTTCAGCATTAAGCTCTTCATCACTTTTACCCTCATCGCGATAATGATTTCCACCAAATGCTTCAAGGAGATCATGAGTAATATTAGCCCCACTAGATATAATTAAATTTACATGCCTTTCTTTGATCATATTAGTTACTATATTTCTAAGCCCACCAGATATTAAAGGACCTCCAAGACTCATGAAAACATTAGTATTCTCATCTTCAATCATATTAGTTAGAATATTACATGCTCTAGCTACTCTACCAGAACCTAACACACCAGATTCCTCAAATTGAGTTATTAACCGGCTTACCTTCATATCACTAAATACATCAATCTGATTAACTTTCAAAAAAACCACTTAAAAATAATCAATTAGTAATAATCGGAAAATCTTTTAAATTAGTAATACTATCAATTAAATCTGTTCTTGTAACAATTCCAAGTAAATTTTGGTCACCGTCAGCAATTATTAATCTGCTTATAGATTTTTTAAGAATAATCTCAATAGCATTAGCTAATTTTAAGTTTTCATTAACAATAACAACATTTGTAGACATTAAATCTCCAACACAAGCATCTTCTTTATCTTCAGCTATTGCTAAAACTAAATCTGTTAATGTAAAAACTCCAATTACTTTATTATTTTTAATTACAGGAGCCCCATCAATCTCATTAAAAGCTAATTTACGAGCAGCACTTTTTAAATCACAATTTGGAGATAAAGATATTACATCACGACTAGCTATATCTCCAACAGTGTTTTTAGGAATGCTTCTAATTACACTAGTGTCCAATAGAAGAATATTGTCCATATCATCCCTACCAACAATTTCCCCCATTACTCCTAAATTATTTACTGGAGTAGGACCTATTCTAATTACATCCCCTAGGTTTAAATCTTTAATACTACCTAAAACTTTAATAGCTGCTTCACACTCACTAGGTTGAGGAACACTAGTAAATTCAATTTTAGCTACAGAAATATTATCCATCGGTTCATCATTTTTATATATAGGAACATTAGAATCTTTATCTGAAACTGAAATATTTAAAGAGTGATAAGCTTCGATAGTTGGCTTATATCCTCCCCTAGGTCCTGGAACACCTTTAACCAAACTTAAGCTCCTTAAAGATTGCATTTGATTACGAATGGTTCCAGGATTCCTTCCCATAACTTCAGCAATATCTTCTCCTTTGATTGATTTGCCTTTAGAGGATTGATATAAGTTAATTAATGTTTGTAAAATTTCCTTTTGTACAGATGTTAACATATCCTCACCATTAACTTAAATATAATAAATATAATATTTATTGGAAATACTTAATAAATATTAATGATTTATCATGGCAAAAAGTGAGAAAATTATAAATTTTCTCTAAAAAATAATTCAATTTTATCAAAAGGAATAATATTTACATTATCATATAAATCTGTATGAACTGCATCAGGAATAACTAAGAACTTCTTATTATCCCCATTTAATTTTTCAAACTCATCTTTTGAGAAATAAAAAGAGTGAGCTTTATCCCCATGTATTACTAAAACTGCTGAGCGAATTTCATTACTGTATTTTATGATTGGTTGGTTAATAAAAGACATTGTTCCAATTACATTCCAACCATCATTCGAATTTAAAGAACGTTTATGATATCCTCTTTCTGTTTTATAGTAATCATAGTAATCTTTTACAAAAAATGGTGCATCATCAGGAAGAGGATCAATAACTCCACCTGCTCTTAAATAGTCTCCATTTTTATAATCTTGGGTTCTTTGATTATTTAATAATACTTTATTTTTATACCTTGCATCAGCATTATCTTCTTCATCAAAATAACCTTTAGCAGAAATACGAGTCATATTATACATTGTCGAAGTTACAGTTGCTTTAATTCTTGTATCAATAGCTGTTGCATTTAATGCCATTCCACCCCAACCACAGATACCCAATATCCCAATCTTATCTGCATCTACTTCATCACTTGTTGCTAAATAATCAACAGCTGCTTGAAAATCTTCTGTATTAATATCTGGAGATGCCATATATCTTGGTTCTCCACCACTTTCACCAGTAAATGATGGATCAAAAGCTATTGTTAAAAATCCTCTTTCAGCCAATATTTGTGCATAAAGACCTGAAGATTGTTCTTTAACCGCCCCAAATGGACCACTAATAGCTATTGCAGGTAATTTTTCTTCTGATTTTAATGGTTTATATAAATCTGCAGCTAAGGTAATACCATATCTGTTATGAAATGTAATTTTTCTATGCTCTACTTTGTCACTTTTAGGAAACACTTTGTCCCATTTATCTGTTAAGTTTAATTTTGTATCTTTCATATTAACACCTACTTAATAGTAGGTTTGAAAAAAATAAATATATAAATGTTGTTATATACAACATTGAAATTATTTTAATGAATGATTATGAGTGTGTATATGTTTAATTCCATCATGGGTTTTAATTTCATCTAATATATTAACACCTTCATGAGAATGATTATGTTTTCCATCATCATGATAATGATAATGACTATGTTCCATATTCTCACTATCTATTTTTTTAATACTATCATCAAAATGTCTATCATATAACATTGCTGCATTTAAAACAACTAAACATGATCCTGCATTATGCACAATAGCTCCTGTAACTGGATTTAATAATCCTAAAACAGAACAAATAATAGCTACCGCATTAATTAACATGGAAAGTGCAATATTCACTTTAATAGTAAATAATGTAGAGTTAGATAACTTTTTCAAATATGGAATTTTACCAATGTCATCTCCTAAAAGAGCAATATCAGCAGCATCAATAGCTACATCACTTCCAACAGAACCCATAGCTACACTAACATCAGATGCTTTTAAAGCTGGCGCATCATTAACACCATCCCCAATCATACAAACCTTTTTACCTTCTTTTTTAAGTTTATCAATCCACTCAAGTTTTTGCTCTGGAAGTAAATTACCATAAACTTTACTAATTCCAACTTTTGAAGCAAAATAATTTGCAGTTTCTGTATGATCTCCAGTAAGTAATACAGTTTCAGTTTCTAAATCATGTAGTTTAGAAATCATGCTTTTAGAATCTTCACGAATTACATCTGATAATCCAACTAAACCCACAACTTTATTATTTAATGCAACAATTATTGAAGCTTTACCTTCTTTTTTTAGTTTATTCAGATACTTATTAACATTGTTTAAATCAACATTATTATCAACAAGAAAATCTAAATTTCCTGCATAAACCGTACCATAAGAATTAATACAAGAAACACCTCTACCAGGATACATTTTAAAATTAATAGGTTCTTCAATTTCTATTTCTTTTTCATGAGCTCGATTAATAATTGCTTTAGCTAGTGGATGTTCACTTAAAAGTTCACAAGAGGCAAGCATTTTTAACAAATCGTCACCCCCAATCTCACCAATACTAATAATGTCTGAAACTTCTAAATTTCCATAAGTCAAAGTACCAGTTTTATCAAATACTAATGTATTTAAACCACCTAAAGTTTCCAAAGCTTCACCTGATTTAATTAAAACACCATATTTAGTTGCTTGTCCAATAGCAGCCATTATAGCAGTTGGGGTTGCAAGAATTAATGCGCAAGGACAAAATACAACCAGAACGGTAACTGCTCTTTCAACCTCTCCTGTAATTATCCATGCACCAATAGCTATTATTAGTGCGATTGGAACCAACCAAGTTGCCCATTTATCTGCAATTCTTTGAGTTGGAGCTTGATTTTCATCAGATTTTTTAACTAAATCTATCAATTTTTGAAGTGATGAATTTTCACCTAAACTTGTAGCTTTAATGTCAATAGATCCAAACATATTCATTGTTCCACAAAAAACTTCATCTCCAACACTTTTATCAATAGGTAATGATTCTCCTGTCATTATTGATTGGTCAAGAGAACTATTTCCCATAACAATTTCACCATCTACAGGTACAGTTTCACCTGGAAGTATTCTTAATGTATCCCCAATTTTTATTTCATCAACTGAAACAATTTTTTCTTTATTACCATCAATTATTCTTCCTTTTTGTGGAGTTAAATCAATTAAATTTTTTAATCCTTTTTTCGCCCGTTCCACTGTCCAATCTTCAAGAAGAGCACCTAAAGCCATAATCCAAGCAACTTCTCCAGCAGCGAATAATTCTCCAATTAATAAAGAAGCAATCATGGCAATTGTAATTAATAAAGCTGATGAAATCCATTTTTGATATATTAATCTTTCAAGTGCTAAATATACAAGAGGAACTCCACTTATTATTACTGCTCCCCATGCTGGATTTAGGTAGGCTGGTATATCTATTGATAAAATCATGAAAATAACTGATATTAATAAAAATATACCTGAAACTATTGTCATTTTTAATCCAGCTAATATATCCATTATTTTATTTATCATTGGAAAAACCTCCATAGTATTACTTTTTTTGAATTTATTTAAATACCAAGTATTACTCATAATCTATGAAAAGTAACAACATTAATAAAATCATTAAAAAATAAAAAAGTATTACTTTTTTTGAATTTATTTAAATATTTAGTATTACTAATTAACTATTAACCTTATTAATTAATAAAGTTTTAGTTTGAAAATTTACAAACAGCAATGAATACAATATTATAAACATTTATAAAAAAAAAGGAAATAAAATACCAAATATAAAAAAAACCAATCCAATTTATAGATAATATTAAACAAATGGACTAGTTTTTTATAAATTAAAAATTATATTTTATAAGTTTTTGCTGGTTCACCAGAAAAATCAGCAATTATAGCTTCACCAGAAATAGTAAATGCTTCAAAAGTAGGATTATCTGCTGTTTGATATAGTGCTTTTACTAATTCATTAGCATCTATGATTTTTTGTTTAATATCTAAATCATCTACAAATTCTATTTTACCACTTATTCTAATCCATGAAAATTCTGGAGTTGCAGTGGTCATTTCACAGTTGGCGTTTGCATCTAATTCTTTAAACATTGGTTTTTGGTTACTAGTGCAGAAATAAGGTTTTTCATTTTCTTCAAAATAGTACAAAATTGGTCTTACTTTTGCATTTCCATCTAATCCTAAAGTTGCTAAATATAACTGAGGATTTTCAGTTAAAAAATCTATTACTTCATTCATAATAATATCTCCCATAGATAATGTTTTTAGACAAATAAGAATAGAAATTCCTTCTAACTTATTATATTTTATAATCAAGTATAAAAGGATATAAATATTTTGTAACCAAAAGGTAACAAAGACTAAATTAGATTAAGGTTTCATCATTAAATCCATTATACTAAATGGAACATCCTTATTTTTAATATTTGGTGTTGAAAAACCTGGAACAGCTGATTTAGCAAATTCCTTATTCATTCTTTTTGAAACTTCAGAAAAAATCATTTTATAAGCAGTACATTGAGGATCAACTGCTTTTGGAGTTTTATATGCTACAATAGCATTATAAGGACATCCTCCTTCACAGTATTTTTTAAATTTGCATTTTTCACAGTCTTCATCAACAAAGTCCCTAAATTCTTGAAGTTTAGACCATGCCAAAGATTTTTTTAAATCATCAAAACTAGGTTTATTAGTAACATTACCTAAAACATATTCACCCATTCCTACAAACCTATAACATGGATAAAGTGATCCATCAAAACCAACAGCGAATGTCGTACCAATACAATCAGCAAATGTACATAATGTGCCTCTCCTTCTAAGAGTACTTTTACAAATATGATCTAAATCCATGATTGAAAATTTATCTAAATCATAAAGATATTTATCCAACCAATTAACCAATAGTTTCCCATGTTTTTCTTGGTCAAGTGCCCATAGATCTGCATTATCTCCCCTTAATGATGGTAAAGCTGCATGAATTTTTAAATTCATTTTATTTTCTTTAAAAAATTCATATAACTCATCACTATAATCTTTTGAATAATCAGTTACAGTTAAAACAAAATTAATTTGTAAACCTTTATCACGAGCTAAGTAAAATTTAGACATGGTTTTATCAAAGTAACCTTTTCCTCTTTGAAAGTCATTAATTTCACGAGGCCCGTCTATACTTGTACTTATTACAACACTATATTCCTTAAATAAATCAATTAGCTCTTCTGTAAGTAACCAAATATTACTTTGAAGTGAAAATCCTTCAAAATTATCTAAACTTGATAATTTTTCTAGTGCATATTCATAATAGTCATATCCTGCAAGAAGTGGTTCTCCACCATGAAAAGTAAAATGTATTTTATCATCACGAAAATCCTTTAACCAATCCACAATTTGGTTTATTATTTTTATATCCATCATTTCATTTTTATTTTCTGAACCCCAACAATATTTACAATTTGATGGACAATTTAGTGTGGGAATAATCATTACATGAAAGACCATTTTATCTTTAACTTATTAAATTAACAATTTAACCATAATATTTATTTAATTCATTTAATAATTGTTTTTTCTCATCTTCTTCCATTTCATCATTAACAAAAAATACATAGCCACATTCTTCACATTTAACAGTTTCAAGTTCTGCATGAGCTCTATGATTATCTAACATCCTTCTGTGAGCAACTTTATCTTTTGAACCACATTTAGGACACGGAGCCAAAATTTCCTCTAGTTTCATTATTTCACCTAAATATTAATTTATTATTTTAAAATATATAAATTTTAATTATATTATCAACATTTAAATAATGATAAATTAATAAAAAATTTTAAAACAAAACAAGGAATATTAAAAATAGTTTTAATGATTAGTGATTTTCAAAAATAAATTATATAATGGAATTCCAATAAATTTTGCAAAAGGCAGTATAATAGAAAATCCTGGAAATTCGAATTCTTTTTTAACTTTACTTAACTCCGAAATAATGTCTAATTTTTGAGGACATTTTCTTAAACACTTTCCACAGCCATTACATCTACCTGCATTACTAGCTTTGTTTAATATTCCTCCAACATACTGGTAATAATTTATAACAGATGGATTAACTAATCCTTCATGATTAAATAAGTATTTTTCATTATAAATTTTCATGCATTCTGGAATATTTACTTCTCTTGGACAAGGCATACAATATCCGCAAGTTGAACAATTAATTTTAAGTTTATTATTCATTACTCTTTTAACAAGTTCAACAGTTTCTAAATCATTAAAACTCATTGATAAAGGAGTTACTTCATTAGCAATAGCTATATTTTCATCAATTTGTTCAATTGAATTCATACCTGAAAAAACACAAGTTACATTACGATTATTTAAAACCCATTCTAAAGCCCAGTTAGCGTTAGTTTTATTAGGATTTTCTTTTCTAAAAATCTCTTCAGCATCTTCAGGCATTTTATCTGCAAGAATACCTCCTTTTAAAGGCTCCATTACAAAAACACCCATACCTTTTAAAGCTGCATATTCAATACCCTCACTACTAGCTTGAATATATTCATCAAAGTAATTATACTGAACCATTACTACATCCCAATCATAGACATCTAATAACAATTCGAATTCTTCTTTAGAACCATGATAAGAAAATCCAACATGTTTAATTTTACCTGATTTTTTAGACTCATTTAAAAATTTAATTAAATCTCTTTTAAGTAATCTATTCATTGTTTTAAAATCAACAGAATGAATTAGATAGTAATCAATAGAATCCCTTTGTAAACGTTCCAGTTGTTCATCTAAAATTCTTCCCATATCCTCATATTTACGAACAATAATTGAAGGTAATTTAGTACAAATTTTTACTTTATCCTTGTATTTACCTTGCAATATTTCACCTAAAAACTTCTCACTATCCCCATAAAGATAAGCTGTATCAATAAAATTAACACCATTATCAATTGCATGATAAACTTGCTTTGTAGCTAATTTTCGATCGATTTTACCCTTTTTTAAAGGTAATCTCATAGCTCCAAAACCTAAAGGAGATACTTCATCTCCAGTTTTTTTAATTAAACGATTTTTCATAAAACAACCCAAAATTATTTTTTCAAAAGTTCTAATAACTCCATCTTTTATTATTTTAAGTAAAACTCCTACACCATGAGTAACTGGAAATTTAGTTGATGAATTTTTAACATCATATCTAACTGTAATTGGATTACTAAATTATTTTCATCAGCATATCCAATCATCTCACTTTCAATTCCAAAACCGCCATCCCTAAACTTAAAACATTGAACAGCTTTTTTTGAAAACGCTCTAAGACCCCTTTAAGAATCTGTTACATCAGTTTTATATGAAATATTAATAGTACATCTAACTCTTGATCGATTCTCCTATAAGTCAGAGTATTTTCTTCAAAACCTTCTAAATATCTACTACCATCTACAAAATCAGCTTTATTAACACATGCTCCAACATCATTAGCTATTTGATGTATTACCAATACTTCCACCATTAATAACTAAAACTTCATGACCTCTATTTTTAAGCTCATTAACTAGATTAGTACCTATAAATCCACTGTCTCCGTGACTAAAATTCTTTGTGTTTTTATAATTAAACTTCATTAAGAATTTCTTTCATATATCTAATTAACATGTCTTTTGATTCTTCATCGTCCATTGCAAATTCAATTGATGTTTTAAGCCATTCAAACCTATTCCCAATGTCATAAGTTTTACCTTCAAAGGTATTTCCATAAATTGCATCTAATTTTGATAAAGCATCAGTAAGTTGAATTTCACCACCAACACCAGGTTCTGTTTCTTCAATTTTATCAAAAATCTCCGGAGCTAAAACATAACGTCCCATAATAGCTAAGTTAGATGGTGCTTGGTGCATTAATGGTTTTTCTACAAGTTTTTCAATTTTATAAACATCTTTTTCAACTTCATGTCCTTTTATAATACCATATCTTTCAACTTTTTCTTTTGGTACTTCTTCAAGAGAAATAGCAGATGCATCGTATTTATTGTAAACATCTATTAATTGTTTTGTACATGGAATTGGCCCTTTTGTAATGGTATCTCCTAACATTACTGCAAATGGTTCACTACCAACATGTTTTTTAGCACAATAAATTGCATCACCAAGTCCTTTTTGATCTTTTTGACGTACATAACAAATATCTGCTAAATCAGTTATGTCACGAACTTGTTTTAAACGATCATCTTTACCAGCACTTTGTAAAGTTTGTTCAAGTTCAAAAGATTTATCAAAATGATCTTCAATAGATCTTTTATTTCTACCAGTTACAATTAAAATATCATCAATACCCGATGCTACTGCTTCTTCAATTACATATTGAATTGTAGGTTTATCAAAAACAGGTAACATCTCTTTAGGTTGAGCCTTAGTAGCAGGTAAAAATCTGGTTCCAAAACCTGCTGCTGGAATTACAGCTTTCATAATATCACCATTTAATTTAATATTGTATATAGTATTAATTTCTAATATTAATAAATATTTTCAAAATTAAAGCTTTATTTAATATTAATAAAACCCTTTAATTACATGAAAAAAATAGAAATTATATTTAAAATGCGGGGGACGGGACTTGAACCCGCGAAGGGACTAACCCAATAGGCCCTCAACCTATCGCCTTTGACCGCTCGACCACCCCCGCATAATACCAAGAAAAATAAGTTATTATAGATTATGATTTATTAAATATATAAATTTAACGATTTTATCTCATTTTTATCTAAATTAAGATTTTAAGTGAAAATAACCTTAATTAATAATATTCTAGAAATAAATGAAAAACTATAATAAACTAAGATACAATACATTATATTATCTAAAATAAGTTATTTATTTTGGAGGATTTATATGTTAAATGAATTTTTTAATTTTAATTCTAAAAATACAAATTTAAAAACTGAATTCATTGCAGGACTTACTACATTTCTTGCAATGTCTTATATTTTGGGTGTAAACCCTACAATGTTATCAGAAGGTGGAATGCCTGCTACATCAATATTTTTCTCAACTGCTTTAGCATCGGGCATTGCATGTATAATAATGGGGCTTGTCTCTAAATATCCAGTCGGATTAGCACCAGGAATGGGAATGAACGCTCTTTTTACATATACGATTATATTAACTATGGGTAACTCTTGGCAAGCTGCTTTAGCTGCTGTATTTATTTCCAGTGTAATATTTTTATTAATTACTGTTTCTGGTTTAAGAGAAGCAATTCTCAATGCTATTCCAAATGATTTAAGACTTGCTATTGGTGCAGGTATTGGATTTTTCCTAGCATTTATAGGTCTTAGTGGTGCTGGAATTATTGTAAGTGACCCATCAACTGTTGTTGGTTTAGGATCTCTAACATCTGCTCCAGCTCTTTTAGCATTACTTGGTATTCTTATAACATTGATGCTATTTATTAAAAAAGTACCTGCTGCTGTATTTAGTGGTTTAATAATTACAGCCATTATTGGTTTAATATTTACAACATTAGGATTTGGTGCTGGTGAAATGACCATGCCATCTGTTCCTACACAAATTATTTCATTTAATTTTGATACAACTGTATTCTTTGGTTTTGCATCTGGTTTTGGTGAAATATTTAGTAATATTCCTAATTTAATTATGATTTTATTCTCATTACTTTTCTTTACATTCTTTGATACTACTGGAACTTTAATTTCTCTAGCAAATCAAAGTGGTTTTGTAGATGAAAATGGAGATATTGAAAGAATCGATAAAGCATTTATTGGAGATGCACTAGGTGGTGTGGTTGGTGCTGTTTTAGGTACAAGTACACTTACAGCATATGTTGAAAGTGCTACTGGTATTGGGCTTGGTGGTAGAACCGGCCTAACTGCGATTTTTACTGGTATTTTCTTTTTAATATCAGTTATATTTGCTCCTGCAGTATTATCCCTATTTACATCATCTGTAACTGCTGCTGCATTAGTGATTGTCGGTATATTAATGATTGTTCCACTTAAAGATATTGAATGGGACAGTATGGTTGTTGTATCTTCAACATTCATAACAATCATAATGATGATTTTAACCTACTCCATTACTTTAGGTATTGCATTTGGTTTTGTAACTTATGCAATTGCAAGCATAGCGGATGGAAAAGCTAAAGAATTAAATTGGTTAGTTTGGATTCTTGTTATAATCTTTATAATTTACTTATTTATTGGACATTGATTTCAATATCCATTATTTTTTCTTTTTTTAAATCTTCTATCAAATTTTTATTTAAATTACACGCAGCCTTATTTGCTTTTATCATTAATGTACGATTACAAGTATAATCACTAGTTCTACAAACAATATCTGTTGGGTGAGTTAAAGTTAAATTCTCATGACCATAACCTATAATTTCATCATGACCATTTTCACTATCTAATATAACAGTTATTTTTGTGTTAGAATCGGCAATTTTCTTTTTAAATTCAATTGGAAAGTCAAACATTGAATTATCCATATTTACACCAACAATACAATCAGCAGTTGGTCCAATTTCAACATCTTTAGTTATCTCAAAAGTAGACTTATGGAGTGAAGTCACATTCTTATGACCCTTTGCACGAATCTTAAATTTCATAATTAATAATTGGATTAAAAAATTAATAAATATTTAAGAAATTGATTAGAATATTTTCACTAAATAAAATAAAAATAGCTACCATAATTTTTATAAAAATTCTATTAATTATTAAATAAATGTATCTAAAATTAATTAAAATAGGTTAAAATAAAAAAATAGTATATTTAAATAAATACATCTATACTTAAAAAAGAAAAAGTGGATAAAATAAATATTTTATCCTTAAATTACTTTTATTTTTAGTGTTTTTGTTGTTTTTCCGTATTTAGCTGGAGATTTAAAAGCTGTTTTTACTTTATAAGTTCCTTTTTTAACTTTTAATTTTAACTTAGCAATGCCTTTGTTATTGGTTTTAACTGTGTATGTTTTTCCTTTGATTTTTAAGGTAACTTTTGTGTTTTTAATTGCTTTATTGTCATGAGTTTTAAAGGATACTTGTAAGTTTTTGTTTCTTTTAATTTTGCTTTTAATTGTCTTGATTTTAGGATT
This window encodes:
- a CDS encoding deoxyhypusine synthase, with translation MKVNQIDVFSDMKVSRLITQFEESGVLGSGRVARACNILTNMIEDENTNVFMSLGGPLISGGLRNIVTNMIKERHVNLIISSGANITHDLLEAFGGNHYRDEGKSDEELNAEGIGRIADINVGSDDFAIFEKEIIKIFEDISARKSLISIQELLYEIGLLIEDENSFVANAARNNVPIFAPGLIDSMIGLQLWMFSQDHDFVINAIGDMPYLSDIVFESKRVGGILLGGGLTKHYTLASTLLKGGLDTAIQITLDRPEAGSLSGAPLQEAKSWSKAKCESTLETVIGDVTIIFPMIYAAALDKLNND
- a CDS encoding alpha/beta hydrolase, producing MKDTKLNLTDKWDKVFPKSDKVEHRKITFHNRYGITLAADLYKPLKSEEKLPAIAISGPFGAVKEQSSGLYAQILAERGFLTIAFDPSFTGESGGEPRYMASPDINTEDFQAAVDYLATSDEVDADKIGILGICGWGGMALNATAIDTRIKATVTSTMYNMTRISAKGYFDEEDNADARYKNKVLLNNQRTQDYKNGDYLRAGGVIDPLPDDAPFFVKDYYDYYKTERGYHKRSLNSNDGWNVIGTMSFINQPIIKYSNEIRSAVLVIHGDKAHSFYFSKDEFEKLNGDNKKFLVIPDAVHTDLYDNVNIIPFDKIELFFRENL
- a CDS encoding pyridoxamine 5'-phosphate oxidase family protein, which gives rise to MNEVIDFLTENPQLYLATLGLDGNAKVRPILYYFEENEKPYFCTSNQKPMFKELDANANCEMTTATPEFSWIRISGKIEFVDDLDIKQKIIDANELVKALYQTADNPTFEAFTISGEAIIADFSGEPAKTYKI
- a CDS encoding CBS domain-containing protein, which translates into the protein MLTSVQKEILQTLINLYQSSKGKSIKGEDIAEVMGRNPGTIRNQMQSLRSLSLVKGVPGPRGGYKPTIEAYHSLNISVSDKDSNVPIYKNDEPMDNISVAKIEFTSVPQPSECEAAIKVLGSIKDLNLGDVIRIGPTPVNNLGVMGEIVGRDDMDNILLLDTSVIRSIPKNTVGDIASRDVISLSPNCDLKSAARKLAFNEIDGAPVIKNNKVIGVFTLTDLVLAIAEDKEDACVGDLMSTNVVIVNENLKLANAIEIILKKSISRLIIADGDQNLLGIVTRTDLIDSITNLKDFPIITN
- a CDS encoding DUF5654 family protein — protein: MASEITKLIVETILGLITTAFAFVAGLAWNDAIQALITQFVGTGNALPSLFSYAIIVTVVAVIVTVIIARFAAKIGVELDD
- a CDS encoding heavy metal translocating P-type ATPase, giving the protein MINKIMDILAGLKMTIVSGIFLLISVIFMILSIDIPAYLNPAWGAVIISGVPLVYLALERLIYQKWISSALLITIAMIASLLIGELFAAGEVAWIMALGALLEDWTVERAKKGLKNLIDLTPQKGRIIDGNKEKIVSVDEIKIGDTLRILPGETVPVDGEIVMGNSSLDQSIMTGESLPIDKSVGDEVFCGTMNMFGSIDIKATSLGENSSLQKLIDLVKKSDENQAPTQRIADKWATWLVPIALIIAIGAWIITGEVERAVTVLVVFCPCALILATPTAIMAAIGQATKYGVLIKSGEALETLGGLNTLVFDKTGTLTYGNLEVSDIISIGEIGGDDLLKMLASCELLSEHPLAKAIINRAHEKEIEIEEPINFKMYPGRGVSCINSYGTVYAGNLDFLVDNNVDLNNVNKYLNKLKKEGKASIIVALNNKVVGLVGLSDVIREDSKSMISKLHDLETETVLLTGDHTETANYFASKVGISKVYGNLLPEQKLEWIDKLKKEGKKVCMIGDGVNDAPALKASDVSVAMGSVGSDVAIDAADIALLGDDIGKIPYLKKLSNSTLFTIKVNIALSMLINAVAIICSVLGLLNPVTGAIVHNAGSCLVVLNAAMLYDRHFDDSIKKIDSENMEHSHYHYHDDGKHNHSHEGVNILDEIKTHDGIKHIHTHNHSLK